CGCCTACCTCAACGCCTGCTTCGAGACCGGGTTTACGAATCCTCTCGACGACGCAATAAGGGGATGCGCCGGGATAGATGCGTCGCCTTATAAGAAGCTCGACGAGGTGCCGTACGATTTCAGTCGTCGTATGCTGAGCGTGCTGGTCTCGGGCGAAGAGGGCCGCATCATGATAACCAAGGGCGCTCTCGCCAGCGTGCTGTCGGCTTGCTCGAAGGCGGAGCTGCCTTCGGGCGGCACGGCGGACATCGAGGACCTTAGAAGTGCCATAGAGGAGCGTTCCAGGGACCTCTCGTCTCAAGGGTTCCGCACTATCGGGATAGCTTGCAAGGCCGGGATCGGGGGCGATCGGATCGACAAGTCCGAGGAAAGCGGAATGACGTTTCTCGGATTCATCGCGCTCTACGACCCCCCGAAGGAGGGCGTGGAGGCGACCATAGCCGAGCTCGGACGCCTCGGCATATCGCTCAAGGTCGTAACGGGGGACAACCGCGACGTCGCACGTTTCATGGGCACGGAGGTCGGGATGAGGGAGCCGGAGGTCGTGACTGGCGGCGAGCTCGCAGGGCTAAGCAGCGAATCCATTCTGGCCGTGGCGGCCCGGTGCGATATATTCGCCGAGATAGAGCCCGGTCAGAAGGAGCGCATAGTTCTCGCCCTCAAGAAGGCGGGAAACGTCGTCGGCTACATCGGCGACGGTATAAACGACACCCCCGCGCTCCACGCGGCTGACGTCGGCATATCGGTCGACAGCGCGGCAGACGTCGCGAGGCAGGCCGCCGACATCGTGCTTTTAAAGAAGGACCTCGGTGTTCTCGTCAGCGGGGTGAGGGAGGGCAGGGTGACGTTCGCCAACACGCTGAAATACGTGTTCATGGCCACGAGCGCTAATTTCGGCAACATGTTCAGCGTGGCGGGGGCTTCGTTCTTCCTCACGTTCCTTCCGCTCCTCCCGAAGCAGATTCTACTCACGAACCTCATGGCCGACATACCCGAAATGACGATAGCCGGCGACAGCGTGGACGACGAAATGGTGATGAAACCGAGAAAGTGGGACATAAAGTTCATAAGGAATTTCATGGCGGTATTCGGCGTCATAAGCTCGGTCTTCGATTACCTTACGTTCGGTATCCTGCTGTTCATGTTCAATGCTCCCATGGAGGAGTTCAGGACGGGCTGGTTCGTCGAGAGCGTCGTATCGGCGGCGCTCGTTATCCTAGTCATAAGGACGCGGAGGCCGTTCCTGAAAAGCAAGCCCGGTAAATATCTGGCCGCCTCGATACTGCTCATAGCGTGCGCAGCCGTGCTCTTGCCGTACTCGCCGCTCGCGGGCCTCTTCGGATTCAGGCCGCTCCCCTGGACGCTCCTCGCGGCCATAGGGGGCATAGTCGCGGTTTACGTAGTCACGGCGGAGGCGGCCAAGAGGTTTTTTTACGGAAGGGTCGCCAGGTGAATCAAACCCCGATAATAACCTGACCGTTGCCCTCGCGGCGTCCCGGGACTAAAATGACTCAAGGCCGTCGGGCCGGGGGATCATGGATAGAGAATTACAGGTTTTACTTCTGAAAGCCGGTACTTTGGCCGCTGTTTTTGGCCTCATGTTCTCCTCGGGGCTCAACATGGCGCCGGGGCATCTCATGTTCTTCAGGGGACGGTTTCCGCTCCTCCTGAAATCTCTCGCCGTCGTCCTCGTCCTCGTGCCCCTGGCCGCGCTGGCCGTGGCGTACCTGGTCCGGCCCGTGTACCCCGCCGCCGTCGGCCTTGCGATAATGGCGTCTTCACCGGCCGCGCCGCTCATGCTGACGAGGGCGTCGCGGGCCGCGGGCAGGCTCGATTACACAGGCAGCCTCCATCTCATACTCGCCGTGCTGTCCATAGCTTCCACCCCGGTTACGCTCGCCGTAATGTCGTCGTCGATAGGGTTCGAGGCGACAATCGATCCGCTGGAAATCGCGAGGCTCGCATTCACGATGATACTCCTTCCCGTGGGGCTCGGGCTTTTCGTCCGGAAGAAATACCCCGGCGTCGCCGAAAGAATCTCGCGCCCGCTGACGAGGGTATTCGGCGCACTCTTGATAATCGTCTCGGCGGTGCTTTTCGCGATGACGTACAGGTTCATCTTCGACCTCGACCTTCGTTCCTACGCCGCCGTGGCGCTCTTCATCGTGCTCGCATTGGCGGCCGGGCATTTCTCGGCCCCCGACGTGTTCGAGGAGCGGACCGCGCTCGCACTCGAAGCCGCCGGGCGGAACCCGGGATTCGCGCTCGTCATCGCGCAGGTCAACTTCCCGCACGCAAAGCCGGTGGCCTTCCTCATACCTTACATCCTCGTCTTCATAGTTCTGAGCGCCCTGTACGTTTCGTGGCACAAAAGAAGGAAGACCAGGGCCCGGCGCTGAAAAATGCAGCCTGCCCGGCCCGGAACGGAGCTCACTCACTTTACACACGGCCGCCGTAGTTATATTATGAGTTGCCGAGGAGGCGTTTACATGAAAGCCGTAAAACCGGGCGAAGACGGAACGAGGATCGGATGGATAGGGACGGGGGTCATGGGCTCGTCTATGTGCATGCATCTCTTAAAGAACGGCTACAGGACTTCCGTCTACAACAGGACGAAGAAGAAGGCATCTCATCTCCTGAAAGAAGGGGCTGAGTGGCTCCCGTCTCCGCGAGAGGTCGCCGAGCGGTCGGACGTCGTATTCACGATCGTCGGGTTCCCAGCGGACGTGAGGCAGGTCTATTTCGGACCGGACGGCGTGCTCGCCGGTCTTAAGAAAGGCGGCGCAGCGGTGGACATGACGACGACTGAGCCTTCGCTCGAGATCGAGATATACGACGCGGCCCGGAAGCTCGGAATAAAAACGGTGGATGCCCCTGTCTCGGGCGGGGACACGGGCGCGAGGAACGCCGCGCTGTCCATAATGGCCGGGGGGGACAGGGCCGCCGTGAATGCGCTCATGCCGCTATTCAGGCTCATGGGGAAGAACATCGTCTATCACGGGAAGGCGGGCTCCGGCCAGCACGCGAAGATGTGTAACCAGATCATGGTTTCGGGGCTGATGATAGGCATGTGCGAGACGCTGCTCTACGCGTACAAGTCCGGGCTCGACCCGGCCAGGATGCTGGAGTCCGTCGGTCGCGGCGCGGCGGCGTCGTGGATGCTGGATAACCTCGCGCCGAGGATACTGAAGGGGGATTTCGACCCCGGGTTTTACGTCGAGCATTTCATAAAGGACATGGGCATCGCGCTCGCCGAGGCCGAGAGGATGGACCTCGTTCTTCCGGGGCTCGCGCTCGTCCGCGAGCTTTACGTCGCCGCCAAGGCGCAGGGGCACGGGAGGAAGGGGACGCAGGCGCTCATACTGGCCCTGGAAGCCGTGTCGGGCATAAAGCGGAAGGGGCCCAAAAAATAACCCGTGCGCCGGGCCGGAATGGTGTTATATTTCCACTTGCGGCGGGTGTCGCCCGGACCGCCCGACAATAACGTTTTGAGGATGAAACCGAAATGAGAAATATCCTGATTGCGCTTCTTTTTCTTATGATGCCGCTCGGCTATTCGTGCGCCACGATAGACGCACCCGCGGAGCCGGCCGGCACCGATACCCTCGAGGACAGGGTCGAGCCGAAATCGATGGATAAAGAGTACAATCCAGAGGTCGAGGAAGAGATCGAGTCGGACATATCGCCCCTCGAAACGGAGATGCAGGAAGACCAGCCGCTGTTTAAATAGCGCGGGCGGTTCTGTAAGCGGTTTGCCGCGCGGCTATTCCGATTTGCCGGTTCCGGCCGGGACGATGCGTATCTCGTAGAGCTTCGGCCACAGCTTGCCTGTGACGAAGAGCCTTTTCCTGCCGGGGTCGTATGCTATGCCGTTGAGTACGTCCTCGCCTCCCTTTCTGTCCTTTTCGGGAAGTATGCCCGAGAGGTCTATCCACCCCTTCACGCGGCCGGTCCCGGGATCGACCCTCGCGATCCTGTCGCTCCCCCAGATGTTGGCGAATATCTCGCCTTCGACGAATTCGAGCTCGTTGAGGCTCTTCACCGGGCCGTTCTCGCCGTAGACCTCGAGCTTGCCGGTCTCCTTGAGCGTGGCCGGGTCGAGATACCTGAGCACGTCCGTGCCGTCGCTCATTATGAGGCTCCTCCCGTCGTACGTGAGCCCCCAGCCCTCGCCGGGGTAGGTGAAGGTTTCGAGGAGCTCGAACGTGTGCTTGTCGTAGACGAAGCCCTTCTGCGAGCGCCAGGTGAGCTGGATTATCTTGTCGCCCGCCATGGCCGCGCCTTCGCCGAAGTAAACGCCCGGGAGGTTTCGAATTCTGAGGACTTCGCCGGTTTCGAGGTCTACCTTTCTCAGCGAAGACTGCCCGCGCCGGCCCGTGCTTTCGTAGAGGACGCCGTCTTCGAGAAGGAGGCCCTGTGTGAAGGCCGAAGGGTCGTGGGGATAGGAGGCTACGACCTCGTAGCCGTAGGCGGGGACCCCCGGGGCCTCGCCCTTTGCCGGCGCGCCGGGCGCGGGGTGTCCCGCGAGAAGGACGAGGAGGGCAAGGAGGTGTACGGGTATGAGGATTTTCCCGGCCGGGCGCCGGTGAGCGCGGCGTGTATCTCTTTCGGAATATGCGGGACTCGTATATTGCACAGGCTAATATACTAGCCGGTTTTGCCGCGGATTTCCCGTGATTTCATTTTCTCCCTCTTGACATAATGCTCGCCTTATTATAATTTTAGACGAGTCTAAAAATAAAGTTGCTGTGTGAAGATAATATTTTGAGCTAGTTCTCGTTAGAAGCACGGCGGGGGAGAGAAAAAATGAATTGTAGTAAAAATAACAAGGGGGGCGGCAGGCCATGGCGCGTGCCGGGAGCGGGCGGCTCCCGGTGCGTTTCAGCCGGAAGGGCGCTTGCCGTTCCGGCGCTGCTGTTGATGCAGCTCCTGGGTTTTGCGCCCGAGGCGGAGGCCCTGGGCGGGGTATCTAATTCGAAGGTTACCGTCCTCAGCGCGGATACGGTTCCGAGGGGGGTCGTCGAGCTCGAGCCCTACTTCTCGGCGGAATTCGCGGACGACAGGGATAACACGAGAAAGTACGGCGGGGGGCTCAGGATAACCCCGGGCATTACGGATTTTCTGGAAGCGGGGGTCAGCATAAATTTTTTCAACGTGGAGGATTCGGACCTCATTCGGGCCGAGAACGATTTCGGGCACATAGATTCGGGTCTCAAGCTGAGGCTCATCGACGAGGGCGCGGGGAGCCCGTTTTCGCTCGCCTACGTCGCGGGCGTTACGTTCCCGGTGGATAAGGGGGCGGAATGGGTCGTCGAGCCCGCGGGGCTCGTCCTGACGAAGAACTTCACGGACAGATTTTCTCTCGACGCGGATCTCGTTGTCGGCCTCATCGAGGGGGGGTCGTGGAGCCTCGCCGCGAATACGGGGCTCGGCTATTACGTGACTCCCTGGCTCCAGGCGGTCGTTGAAGGGGCGTACGCCTTCGAGGGCGCGGACGGCGGGGGCGACGTTTCGATAATAAACGTTACGGGCGGTTTTACGGCCAACGCGGCCGAGTGGCTGACCGTGATCGTCGGCGTGACGCCGGATATTTACGTGAAGAACGACGACAGGCTGGTCGTCCTCACGGCGGCGTTTACGTTCGCCTTCTGACGGGTTTCGGGCTTGACAGTATGGGCTCGCGGCAATAAAATATTTTTAGATATACCTAAAAACTACTTTAGGAGCCGGTAAATGTATACGGAATCGATTGAAGATTACCTTAAGGCTATATACGAGATACAGAAGGAAAGGGGGAAGGTCTCGACGAATGCCCTGTCCGAGAAGCTCGGGGTCGCACCGGCGTCGGTGACGAGCATGATAAAGAAACTTTCCGAGAAAAAGCTGATTACGCACAAGCGTTACCAGGGTGTGATGCTCACGAGCGCGGGGCAGAAGATAGCACTCGAAGTGATAAGGCACCACAGGCTGGTGGAGCTCTACCTCGCCGAGGCGCTCGGGGTGCCGTGGGACAAGGTGCACGACGAGGCCGAAAAGTGGGAGCATATACTGTCGGAGGACCTGGAGGACAGGATGGACGCCGTGCTCGGATACCCGACGAGGGACCCGCACGGCTCGCCGATACCGAGCAGGGACGGGACTCTCGTCGAGCTCGATTCCATACCGCTCGCCGACCTCGGCCCGGGGCAGTCGGGCGTGGTGGCCGAGGTGAGCGACCACGATCCGAGCCTCCTGAGATACGTTGGCGGCATGGGGCTTTATCCTCACACGAGCGTCAAGGTCGTTTCGGTCGAGCCTTTCAGGGGGCCGATAACCGTGAAGGTCGGGGACGAGAAGCACGTACTCGGGGCGGAGGCGGCGCAGTATGTTTTCATCACGGACATAAAAGGAAAAAAGCAGGGGGATTCGTAAAATGGAATTCAGGTCGTTATTGACGATTTTCGCATTGACGCTGGGATTTGTTGCAACAGGACTTGCCGGATGCTCGTCGGATAAGGCGGGGAAAGAAAAGCGGACAGGGGTGATGGACGTAGTCGCTACGACGGGGATGATCGCCGACACCGCGAGGGTGGTCGGCGGGGATCACGTGAAGGTGACGGGGCTCATGGGCCCGGGGGTGGACCCGCACCTCTACAAGGCGAGCGCCGGGGACGTGGAGACTCTCTCCCGCGCGGACATCATCCTCTATAACGGGCTTCACCTGGAAGGGAAGATGTCGGAGGTGTTCGAGCAGATGGAAAAGCGCGGCATAAGGACCGTCGCCGTTACGGACAGTATAAACAGGGGAGCTCTCATCTCTCCGCCCGAATTCGGGGGGAATTACGACCCGCACGTATGGTTCGACGTTTCGCTCTGGATGAAGGCCGTCGAGGTCGTGAGGGACAGCCTCTCCGAGGCCGATCCCGAGAATGCGGACGCCTACGGGGCCAATGCCGCGGCCTATCTCGCAGAGCTCGGGGAGCTCGACGAATATGTGAAGACGAAGGCCGCACAGGTGCCCGAGAGCAAGAGGGTGCTGATCACGGCCCACGACGCGTTCAACTATTTCGGGCGGGCGTACGGGTTCGAGGTGAGGGGGCTTCAGGGCATAAGCACCGCGTCGGAGGCCGGGACGGCGGACGTGCAGGCCCTGGCCACGTTCATCGTCGAGAGGAAGATACCGGTGATATTCGTCGAGAGCTCCGTTCCTCCGAAGTACATAGAGGCCGTGCAGGCGGCCGCCGGGGCAAGGGGGTTTAACGTGAAGGTCGGCGGCTCCCTCTATTCGGACGCCCTCGGGAACCCGGGGTCGACCGCGGGCACGTACGCAGGCATGGTTCGCGAGAACATAGACACGATTACGGGCGCCCTTATGGACGGGGGGCAGTCCTGAGCGGGGGAAGGACGGACGAGACTATGCCTAACGCGATAGAAGTCGAGGACCTTACCGTTGCATACGGCGAGAAGCCGGTCCTGTGGGACGTCGATCTCACGGTGCCGAGGGGGGTTTTGATGGCCGTCGTCGGCCCGAACGGCGCGGGGAAGACGACGCTTATAAAGTCTATTCTGAACCTCGTCGGGAAGGCCGCCGGGCAGGTGCTGATTTACGGGAAACCGTATCCGGAGGTGCGGCGCCTCGTGGCGTACGTCCCGCAGAGGGGGAGCGTCGACTGGGACTTTCCCACGAGCGTCGAGGACGTCGTGATGATGGGGCGTTACGGCGCGCTCGGGTGGTTCAGGAGGCCGGGCGCGAGGGAGCGCGGGCTCGCCGCCGCGGCCCTCGAAAAGGTGGGCATGACCCGGTTCGCCGGGCGGCAGATAAGCCAGCTTTCGGGCGGGCAGCAGCAGAGGGTGTTCCTCGCGCGCGCTCTCGTACAGGACGCGGACGTCTATCTCATGGACGAGCCGTTTCAGGGGGTAGACGCGACGACCGAGAGGGCTATAGTGGCGCTTCTCCAGGATCTGCGCGCAGCGGGGAAGACGGTCGTCGTCGTGCATCACGACCTGCAGACGGTACCCGAGTATTTCGACTGGGCGACGCTGCTTAACGTCCGGCTCATAGCGAGCGGCCCGGTCGAGCGGGCCTTTACCGACGAGAACCTCCGGCTTACCTACGGCGGGCACGTATCTTTCATTCGCCGCCCGGCGGACGCCAACGGAGACACCGGAAAGACGGGGGAAAGGGGGCTTTAGGTGGATTTCCCCGGCATATTCTCGGACCTCCTTTTCGATTATACGCTGAGGACGGTCGCGCTCGGCTCCGCCGTGCTGGGCGTAGTCAGCGGCGCGCTCGGG
This sequence is a window from Thermodesulfobacteriota bacterium. Protein-coding genes within it:
- the mgtA gene encoding magnesium-translocating P-type ATPase → MKADSIGEGGVLEDFWATGEKELVSRLGTSAEGLSSGDAERRLKGAEADGRKAPGMPSWIPLLLSQFNNPIIIILLAAAVLSAFLSGVTDALIILVIVLLSGVLGFWQEHGAAGAVEKLLSMVRVNVRVLRDGEAANVPIAGIVPGDVVLLSAGDMVPGDCRILESRDLFVSEAALTGENYPAEKSVCTLPPGTPLSGRVNCLFMGSSVVSGTARAVVVLTGRGTVFGKISERLKLGPPETEFQHGIRKFGYLLMETTLLLVLAVFAVNVYFDRPVLESFLFSMAIAVGLTPQLLHAVISVNLARGARRMAESSVIVKKLSAIESFGSMNVLCSDKTGTLTKGVIEIHSAVNVLGEKSGKVLLYAYLNACFETGFTNPLDDAIRGCAGIDASPYKKLDEVPYDFSRRMLSVLVSGEEGRIMITKGALASVLSACSKAELPSGGTADIEDLRSAIEERSRDLSSQGFRTIGIACKAGIGGDRIDKSEESGMTFLGFIALYDPPKEGVEATIAELGRLGISLKVVTGDNRDVARFMGTEVGMREPEVVTGGELAGLSSESILAVAARCDIFAEIEPGQKERIVLALKKAGNVVGYIGDGINDTPALHAADVGISVDSAADVARQAADIVLLKKDLGVLVSGVREGRVTFANTLKYVFMATSANFGNMFSVAGASFFLTFLPLLPKQILLTNLMADIPEMTIAGDSVDDEMVMKPRKWDIKFIRNFMAVFGVISSVFDYLTFGILLFMFNAPMEEFRTGWFVESVVSAALVILVIRTRRPFLKSKPGKYLAASILLIACAAVLLPYSPLAGLFGFRPLPWTLLAAIGGIVAVYVVTAEAAKRFFYGRVAR
- a CDS encoding sodium:proton antiporter, producing MDRELQVLLLKAGTLAAVFGLMFSSGLNMAPGHLMFFRGRFPLLLKSLAVVLVLVPLAALAVAYLVRPVYPAAVGLAIMASSPAAPLMLTRASRAAGRLDYTGSLHLILAVLSIASTPVTLAVMSSSIGFEATIDPLEIARLAFTMILLPVGLGLFVRKKYPGVAERISRPLTRVFGALLIIVSAVLFAMTYRFIFDLDLRSYAAVALFIVLALAAGHFSAPDVFEERTALALEAAGRNPGFALVIAQVNFPHAKPVAFLIPYILVFIVLSALYVSWHKRRKTRARR
- a CDS encoding NAD(P)-dependent oxidoreductase — its product is MKAVKPGEDGTRIGWIGTGVMGSSMCMHLLKNGYRTSVYNRTKKKASHLLKEGAEWLPSPREVAERSDVVFTIVGFPADVRQVYFGPDGVLAGLKKGGAAVDMTTTEPSLEIEIYDAARKLGIKTVDAPVSGGDTGARNAALSIMAGGDRAAVNALMPLFRLMGKNIVYHGKAGSGQHAKMCNQIMVSGLMIGMCETLLYAYKSGLDPARMLESVGRGAAASWMLDNLAPRILKGDFDPGFYVEHFIKDMGIALAEAERMDLVLPGLALVRELYVAAKAQGHGRKGTQALILALEAVSGIKRKGPKK
- a CDS encoding glutaminyl-peptide cyclotransferase yields the protein MQYTSPAYSERDTRRAHRRPAGKILIPVHLLALLVLLAGHPAPGAPAKGEAPGVPAYGYEVVASYPHDPSAFTQGLLLEDGVLYESTGRRGQSSLRKVDLETGEVLRIRNLPGVYFGEGAAMAGDKIIQLTWRSQKGFVYDKHTFELLETFTYPGEGWGLTYDGRSLIMSDGTDVLRYLDPATLKETGKLEVYGENGPVKSLNELEFVEGEIFANIWGSDRIARVDPGTGRVKGWIDLSGILPEKDRKGGEDVLNGIAYDPGRKRLFVTGKLWPKLYEIRIVPAGTGKSE
- a CDS encoding metal-dependent transcriptional regulator produces the protein MYTESIEDYLKAIYEIQKERGKVSTNALSEKLGVAPASVTSMIKKLSEKKLITHKRYQGVMLTSAGQKIALEVIRHHRLVELYLAEALGVPWDKVHDEAEKWEHILSEDLEDRMDAVLGYPTRDPHGSPIPSRDGTLVELDSIPLADLGPGQSGVVAEVSDHDPSLLRYVGGMGLYPHTSVKVVSVEPFRGPITVKVGDEKHVLGAEAAQYVFITDIKGKKQGDS
- a CDS encoding zinc ABC transporter substrate-binding protein gives rise to the protein MEFRSLLTIFALTLGFVATGLAGCSSDKAGKEKRTGVMDVVATTGMIADTARVVGGDHVKVTGLMGPGVDPHLYKASAGDVETLSRADIILYNGLHLEGKMSEVFEQMEKRGIRTVAVTDSINRGALISPPEFGGNYDPHVWFDVSLWMKAVEVVRDSLSEADPENADAYGANAAAYLAELGELDEYVKTKAAQVPESKRVLITAHDAFNYFGRAYGFEVRGLQGISTASEAGTADVQALATFIVERKIPVIFVESSVPPKYIEAVQAAAGARGFNVKVGGSLYSDALGNPGSTAGTYAGMVRENIDTITGALMDGGQS
- a CDS encoding metal ABC transporter ATP-binding protein; translation: MPNAIEVEDLTVAYGEKPVLWDVDLTVPRGVLMAVVGPNGAGKTTLIKSILNLVGKAAGQVLIYGKPYPEVRRLVAYVPQRGSVDWDFPTSVEDVVMMGRYGALGWFRRPGARERGLAAAALEKVGMTRFAGRQISQLSGGQQQRVFLARALVQDADVYLMDEPFQGVDATTERAIVALLQDLRAAGKTVVVVHHDLQTVPEYFDWATLLNVRLIASGPVERAFTDENLRLTYGGHVSFIRRPADANGDTGKTGERGL